Genomic segment of Peribacillus frigoritolerans:
AATTATTTGAACCTGGACGCCGATGTTTGGCAATTTTAAAAAAGAAAATGGAGATTTGGTATACTGGCTTATTTAAAAATGAAACATCAAGATGATTACGAGGGATTATTAAACAAGGTTGCTGAAGTGTATGCTGATTTTAATTATCCCGAAGACATGGATAGCTTTATTAATTATCTGGAACCAAAAGACGGCTTTAATCCTTCACAATACTCGAAAGAAGAGAATGTAGTCAGATTAATAAACTTATTTAATGACTTTCTGAACAAAGAACACCAATATTTACAAAATGATAATACCTTTTAGGCTTTTGACCTTGATTAGCAAAATGCTAGTCAAGGTTTTTTTATGATTTAATCATTTAGGTTAAAAGCCTCATATTTGATTCAAAAGTTCATAATGGTAAATAGACTTACGAGATTGGTTGTAGTGACATTTAAATAAATCAACCACACTAACTACTCGATTTATATTTAGAATGACAAAGCTCGTAATATACTAAAGGTAATAATATATAGGCGAATAGGCAAGTTAACACAAAATTAAATATGTGGATTTTTTGAATGGAACAAAACGAAAATAATTTGTTTGAAAATTGAGACATCATAAAGGTTGTACCATCATGAAGTTTTGTTGAAATACTTTGATTGGGTTACAGGACCTTAACTTAATTTTTATTGGAGGAGAAAACTAATGAAAGATTGGGAGAATAATGAATTATTTGATGCAATTCAGGAGACATATGAAGAGTTGTTAGATGAAGATAGGGGATATAGGTATGCTATAGCAAAACTAGCTGATGAATTTGATACGAATAAAAAAAGTAATAGAAGGACTAAGAAATGCAGAGGTTGATTATAATTCCTCAGCAGAATAGCATGTGAAAGAAAAATATTTAATGATGCAGTGTTAACCTTGAGTGTCTAAAGCCATTCAAGGTTTTTTAATAAAATGGACAGTTTTAAATCTTTGTATGATACCTACGATGGTTAGCAGGTAATTTGGAAATGCGAAATGATTTTGCTCTTGTATTTAATTGGAAAGATATTATAGTGGTTGTAGTATAGGTGTTAGCATACATAAAAACAAAGTATGAATTTAATCAATCAGTAGGGCAATTGTTAAGCAAGGGTACTGAGAAATGGTACTTAAACAAAAAGTAGGTGTAATGAATGGTAGGCAGAAGAATGGTAGACAGATGGGAAGACGATAACAAGATTTTTATGAGTTTAGCCATTAAGAAAAGATTATTACCGAGTCTGTATGGCGGTAATATTGGCGACATGCTTGGTGTCCCAGTTCCCAAAAAGGGGAAACTGCAGAAAGTTTTGGGTCAACAGGAGGTAGAATAAAATCCGTACTTTTGTTCTACTTAGGAGGAATAGTATGAATATAGATGATGCTAAGAAAATAATTCAAAATGAAGAATTAGAAAATTATTGTTTTTTTTGTAAGGAGACTTCCAATGAAGGTGAAGTAGTTAGTGAAAAAGATGGTCATGAGTGGAGGGTATACGCAAACGACGAGAGAGCAACAAAAACAGGGGAGAAAATATACAAAGCAGAAATTGAAGCCTTACATGATTTTATCGAGAGGATAAGAGGAGACAAAGCAATGAGAATGTACTTTAAAAGTTTATTGTAAATATGAAAAGATATTAAAAGAGGCTCCAAGTGTTATTAAACAATTTCAAATTAACTAAAGCTGAACATAGTGAAGCGATGAAATGCTGATTTATTTTTGAAATGAGGATTCGCTAATGAATAACTTGAATAATGGAATATTGATAATAGAGGGATTTGAAGTAAAACAAGCTACAAATTTAGATTTTTTTGAGAAGTCATTTGCAACAAATCCTAATTTTGAGGTTAGGAAAAGGCAGTCTGATGAAGCAACTGTTGGTTCTTTAAGGCCTATACAGTTGGGAAGTAAAAAATTTTCTGTTAGAATATCTTTCGAAAATAACATAATACAGGGAATACGTTTAAAAGTTAGTGATCCATCCATTAACCAATGGGACTATGAAGAAAAACTATCTCAGCATGGTGAATGGCTTACAGAGCAAATTGGGTATCCAGAAGGTATATTGTCTGAAAATGTATTTGAATGGGGTAAGATTACCCAATGGTATGATCCAAGGTCATGTGATGCAGGAATCAGCATAATTTATTTCCAAAGATAAACTGAAGAAAAGTGTATAACTGAAGCGTGTAAGAATATAACTCGAATTATTTCTTCAAAGTTGAGCATAAAAAAGAAAATGTATAATAAGGATAGGGGAAAATCCGGTCATACTAAGCGAGGAGATCTTAACAAATTACTGTTAAGGTCTTTTTGTTTTTAGTCTCGAGAAAAGAAATCTTGCAATTGATAATTATTATACTGGAAACAAAGCAAAGTCTAGAGAGTTGATAATACGTACTATAATGCAATTTTATAAATGATTTTTGTATTGATAACCCAAGAGGTTCTGTAAACAAAATAAATTCTATTAATCAATTTAAAAAAAGTAGGGAACAAGCAATCCTCATAGTACTGAAAATGCTATTGCTAATTGGTATTCTCAATATAAAGCTTTTCAATCAAAGCCTGAATTGGTTGCTTTATGCAATGAAATAGGAATGGCTATGGTGTTATAAAATACTAAATGACATTGCTTCTAGGCTTGGAGAGAATACAAAAGCTAATGGGGAAATTAAGTTATTTACAGAATTAGATACTTGTGACAGTTGAGGTAAAGTCATAGCAGAGTTTGCTGGCTAAATTTAAAAATATTGAATTAGAAGTCATACACAACAATGGTAATAGAATTATTTCTTAAACTTAATTTTTATTGGAGGAGAAAACTAATGAAAGATTGGGAGTATAATGAATTATTTGATGCAATTCAGGAGACATATGAAGAGTTGTTAGATGAAGATAGGGGATATAGGTATGCTATAGCAAAACTAGCTGATGAATTTGATAACTTAGGCAAGATAGAAGATGTTATTGTTGATACAGCTATTGGAGAAATTGCAATCGGCCATGAAAAAGTTTTTGTTGGGCGCATTGAAGGTATAACAAAGAGGTTAAGCATGTTTAACCCACAAGAAGCAGAAGATGAGTTAACATTAGAGGAAATAAAAGACTTATCGAGACGAATAAATAAAGTAATAGAAGGATTAAGAAATGCAGAGGTTGATTATAATCCTTCAGCAGAATAGCGATATTTATTAAGGATTGATTACATTAGCGGGTTATATAAAAGTAAAAAGCTCATGGTGGTTGAACCATCATGGAGTATTGTGTGCAATGATAGAAAAATCATAAAATTCTGAAATCTCCTTTGAAGAATATAGTAAAATAATGAATTCAATTAAATGAAAATGAGGTGTTTAATTTGGATGGATTAACAGGTGATATTTTAGTGAAAGGAAAAATACTTAATGGAAATACAAATAAACAGGCTTTTTGTATAAATTTTCAAAATGAACTACTATCAAGCGATATACTGAATGCTATGTTTGTTTTTAAAGACGCAATTATGTTAGATGGAATTTATTTTTGGGTTGTAGTTAACTTTCAAAATGATAAAGTTTCTCGTATTGAACTCGACAATGCTGATGAAAGTTTGAAAAATATTTACAATAATTGGTCTGATTATAAAGCTAAAAAAAAGAAAGCGATACATGATAAATGGGTAGAAGAGATATTAGGAAAACCAGATATTAAAAAAGGAGACTCATTAATTTATAATAGAACTTGGGGAGAAGTCACTTCATTTGAAGATAAGAAAAGTGGACAAGTAGAGATCTGGATCAGTTATAAAAAATGACACAGAAAACTGAATCTAGCTATAATAAAATAAAACCTTGAGTGGCCAAAGCCATTCAAGGTTTTTTAATGAATTGAAATGATACTCCAATTAACGTGAAAGCCCTGGAGGATATCAGGGATATTACTTAAATAAAGGAGGTTGGTAAAATGACACGAAATGAATATGAAAATAAGATAAAAGAGTTAGGTATAGATTTGCAAGAACTTAATATTGTTATTGGAAGAAAAACTAATGTACCATTTTCAACAGGTTGTTACTTTGAAGATGGAGATTGGATATTGTGTGATGTGGACGAAAAACAAAATATTTCAATTATCGAAAAGAGTAATGAGGATCGAATTTTCAAATATTTATATATGATAACGTTGGGGAAAATAGGGAAGTAGAATTATAGGTGATAACAAATATTAATTTTAATCCCTAGTCTAGTCTAATCATCCCAAAGCTCCAATTGCATGGGTAAAGGATTCAAAGAGAACATGAGCTTTGAATCCCTGGGTTATAAGACAGATGCATATCATTTAAGCGAAATAAGGCGGTATCGTTCCTGATATTTATTTACAATCTGATACCTTTATTTTTAAGGCATCAGAAGCTACAGGTCAAGATGGTAAACATATATAAGAGATTCTGATACTGAATATAAAATTCTAAATGATATTGCTTTTAGGATAGGTGATAATACTCAGGTTTCTGGGGATATAAAATTATTTACTGAATTAGATACTTGTACTAGTTGTAATAGAGTTATTGCGGAAGTTTCAGCTAAATACCCTAATATAAGTTTAGAAGTTATACACAACAATGGGGAAAGAATTAAACCATAAAAATCAATTTTTATAGGAGGGATTTGAGTGGAAGATTGGGAGTACAATGAAATATTCGAGGTAATTAATGAGGACTATAATGACTTTTTATCCCTAAATAGAGGATATGAATATGCAATTGCAAGGACGAAAAATGAGTATGTAAACCTTGGGAAAACAGAAGATTTTATCGTTGATACTGCTGTAGGTGAAATATTGCTATCACAAGACAAGGTTTATATTGGATATATTGAAGGTATTACAAAAAGGTTAAGCATGTTTAATCCACAAGAAGCAGAAGATGACTTAACATTAGAGGAAATAAAAGACTTATCGAAACGAATAAAAAAAGTAATAGAAGGACTAAGAAATGCAGAGGTTGATTATAATTCCTCAGCAGAATAGCATATGAAAGAAAAATATTTAATAATGCAGTGTTAACCTTGAGTGGCTAAAGACATTCAAGGTTTTTGAATAATGGACAGTTTTAAATCTTTGTATGATACCTACGATGGTTAGCAGGTAATTTGGAAATGCGAACTGATTTTGCTCTTGTATTTAAATGGAAAGATATTATAGTGGTTGTAGTATAGGTGTTAGCATACATAAAAACAAAGTATGAATTTAATCAATCAGTAGGGCAATTGTTAAGCAAGGGTACTGAGAAAGGGTACTTAAACAAAAAGTAGGTGTAATGAATGACAGGCAGAAGAATGGTAGACAGATGGGAAGACGATAGTAAAAGTTTTTTGAGATTTAATCTAAAAAAAAGAATGTTACCAAGTCTGTATGGCGGTATTGTTGGAGACTTGCTTGGTGTTCCAGTTGAATTTAAAAAAAGAGGGACTTTTGCTATTAATGGTATAACGGGATATGGAACCTATAATCAGCCGCCAGGCACTTGGTCGGACGATACTTCATTAACTTTATGTTTAATTGAAAACTTAATTGAAGAAAGCGATTCAGCAGAGCTAATGCAAAAATTCGTTCAATATATGGAATCTGGCTATTGGACACCACATCATGAAATGTTTGATATTGGCAGAACGACCAGTGAAGCCATAATCAAGTTTAAAAATGGAACGCCAGCGCCAGAATGTGGCGGAAATGCCATGTTTGATAATGGGAATGGGGCGTTGATGAGGATCGCTCCAGTGGCATTTATCCTCTTTAATAACTTTAATTTCATTGAAAAAATCCAAACCATTAAAAAATATATGGAAGTTACACATTCTCATCCGCGTTCTGTGGTAGGTTCCATTATTTATGTCGAGTTTTTACTTAGACTTTATTATAATAATTCTCCTGAAGTTTCAAAAAGGGAGATAAAAGAACTTTTTGATGAGAATTTTGAAAAAGATCATATATACCAAAAAGAGCTGCAATCCTATTCAAGAATTTTTGAAGAAGATTTCTTTTCATTACCACAAGAAGAAATTCAGTCAGGTGGTTATGTCGTTCATACGTTGGAAGCAGCCATTTGGTGCTTAGGAAATTCAGATTCGTTTAGCGATGCCGTTTTAAAAGCAGTGAATCTAGGGGATGATACGGATACAGTAGGTGCCATTACGGGAACATTGGCAGGTATGTACTATAAAATGGACGACATTCCTAAAGAATGGCTTGAGAAAATCACCAGAAAAGAAGATATTGATCAATTAATCGAGAAATTCCTTAGTTTTTGTGCAGATAAAGCAATTAAAGAAGAGTATGGGGATTGATGTAAATCACCCACCCTATAAAAGTCCTTTATAGGGTTTTTTTATGTCCAGAGTCCAGTTTATGCTATGTTAAACGGGAAGCGAAGCAGTTTATTTTTGGTGATGGAAAATTAATAATGGAGTGGGAAAATGATAAGAAAAGGTGAGTATACGATCTATAATGGGAAAGAGTATAGATTCATAGAATCTGATACAGTGGAAGCTATTGAATTAATTAGTAATGATAAAAATGAAATGAACAATGGCTTTACTTATTACAAAAATAATATATACACGAAAATAGTAGGTGTAGATGAAGTTAAAGAATTATATTCTATTAATCCCTATGCTGTATATAAGGGAGAGATCTTTCCAGCATCTGAAGAAAGAAAAAACGGAAAATTATTGTTGGATACA
This window contains:
- a CDS encoding Imm3 family immunity protein, translated to MKDWEYNELFDAIQETYEELLDEDRGYRYAIAKLADEFDNLGKIEDVIVDTAIGEIAIGHEKVFVGRIEGITKRLSMFNPQEAEDELTLEEIKDLSRRINKVIEGLRNAEVDYNPSAE
- a CDS encoding ADP-ribosylglycohydrolase, giving the protein MVDRWEDDNKIFMSLAIKKRLLPSLYGGNIGDMLGVPVPKKGKLQKVLGQQEVE
- a CDS encoding deaminase domain-containing protein, coding for MGDNTQVSGDIKLFTELDTCTSCNRVIAEVSAKYPNISLEVIHNNGERIKP
- a CDS encoding ADP-ribosylglycohydrolase family protein, which translates into the protein MTGRRMVDRWEDDSKSFLRFNLKKRMLPSLYGGIVGDLLGVPVEFKKRGTFAINGITGYGTYNQPPGTWSDDTSLTLCLIENLIEESDSAELMQKFVQYMESGYWTPHHEMFDIGRTTSEAIIKFKNGTPAPECGGNAMFDNGNGALMRIAPVAFILFNNFNFIEKIQTIKKYMEVTHSHPRSVVGSIIYVEFLLRLYYNNSPEVSKREIKELFDENFEKDHIYQKELQSYSRIFEEDFFSLPQEEIQSGGYVVHTLEAAIWCLGNSDSFSDAVLKAVNLGDDTDTVGAITGTLAGMYYKMDDIPKEWLEKITRKEDIDQLIEKFLSFCADKAIKEEYGD
- a CDS encoding Imm3 family immunity protein — encoded protein: MEDWEYNEIFEVINEDYNDFLSLNRGYEYAIARTKNEYVNLGKTEDFIVDTAVGEILLSQDKVYIGYIEGITKRLSMFNPQEAEDDLTLEEIKDLSKRIKKVIEGLRNAEVDYNSSAE